A genomic window from Nerophis ophidion isolate RoL-2023_Sa linkage group LG22, RoL_Noph_v1.0, whole genome shotgun sequence includes:
- the LOC133540906 gene encoding hydroxylysine kinase-like isoform X1: MMSAKNAIPNISQAQAADLVKRRYALSPSEVHCLPSWDDQNLHLVTLDGGHFVLKIMNSKANKNPAMTEVQTYAMNFLQEKGLPTQKVLKTITGQVMFLEDIDCGHGLQKFLVRLLTYLPGIQIAKAPLSPELLHDLGQTAARMDLVLKEMEHPQLSALQRDDFKWNLSNFLLLEEHMNVLDGHPLQAGVRTVLHQYKTYVGPKYSAFRKCVIHGDLTHLNVLVEKDESQAYKLSGIIDFGDMSLGYFVHELAISIMHTMLARPNPMEVGGAILAGWESVLPLNQAERDCLFWLVLARFCQSVVLCMQILTVQPENEVYVMHSAKNDRLILQQLLDLGKERVEEVWFQAAADFSRQKSEMK; this comes from the exons ATG ATGTCAGCCAAGAATGCCATACCCAACATCAGCCAGGCTCAGGCCGCGGACCTGGTGAAGAGACGCTACGCCCTGTCTCCCTCTGAAGTCCACTGTCTGCCCAGCTGGGACGACCAGAACCTCCACCTTGTGACACTGGATGGTGGACACTTTGTGCTGAAGATCATGAACTCCAAGGCCAATAAGAACCCCGCCATGACTGAAGTGCAGACGTATGCCATGAACTTTCTGCAGGAGAAGGGACTTCCTACACAGAAAGTACTGAAAACCATCACAGGACAGGTCATGTTCCTGGAAGACATCG ATTGTGGCCATGGTCTACAGAAGTTCCTGGTGCGCCTGTTGACTTATTTGCCAGGCATCCAGATCGCCAAGGCACCTCTCTCGCCAGAACTGCTCCATGACTTGGGCCAGACTGCAGCCAGGATGGACCTGGTCCTCAAAGAG ATGGAACATCCTCAACTCTCAGCGTTGCAGAGAGACGACTTCAAATGGAACTTGTCAAATTTTCTTCTCCTGGAGGAGCACATGAACGTTCTAGATGGACATCCTCTCCAGGCGGGTGTGAGGACGGTTCTCCATCAGTACAAGACCTACGTGGGCCCTAAATACTCTGCTTTCCGCAAGT GTGTGATTCACGGCGACTTGACGCATCTCAACGTTCTTGTTGAAAAGGACGAGAGCCAGGCCTACAAGCTGTCCGGTATCATCGATTTCGGGGACATGAGCCTGGGGTACTTTGTGCACGAGCTGGCCATCAGCATCATGCACACCATGCTGGCACGCCCAAACCCCATGGAGGTGGGCGGAGCCATCCTGGCAGGCTGGGAAAGTGTCCTTCCTCTGAACCAGGCGGAGAGGGATTGTCTCTTTTGGTTGGTTCTGGCCCGCTTCTGCCAGTCGGTGGTGCTGTGCATGCAGATTCTGACGGTGCAGCCCGAGAACGAGGTGTATGTCATGCACTCGGCCAAGAACGACCGTCTGATCCTGCAGCAACTTTTGGATCTGGGAAAGGAGCGGGTGGAGGAGGTGTGGTTCCAGGCGGCTGCTGACTTCAGTCGCCAAAAGTCCGAAATGAAATAA
- the LOC133540906 gene encoding hydroxylysine kinase-like isoform X2: MSAKNAIPNISQAQAADLVKRRYALSPSEVHCLPSWDDQNLHLVTLDGGHFVLKIMNSKANKNPAMTEVQTYAMNFLQEKGLPTQKVLKTITGQVMFLEDIDCGHGLQKFLVRLLTYLPGIQIAKAPLSPELLHDLGQTAARMDLVLKEMEHPQLSALQRDDFKWNLSNFLLLEEHMNVLDGHPLQAGVRTVLHQYKTYVGPKYSAFRKCVIHGDLTHLNVLVEKDESQAYKLSGIIDFGDMSLGYFVHELAISIMHTMLARPNPMEVGGAILAGWESVLPLNQAERDCLFWLVLARFCQSVVLCMQILTVQPENEVYVMHSAKNDRLILQQLLDLGKERVEEVWFQAAADFSRQKSEMK; encoded by the exons ATGTCAGCCAAGAATGCCATACCCAACATCAGCCAGGCTCAGGCCGCGGACCTGGTGAAGAGACGCTACGCCCTGTCTCCCTCTGAAGTCCACTGTCTGCCCAGCTGGGACGACCAGAACCTCCACCTTGTGACACTGGATGGTGGACACTTTGTGCTGAAGATCATGAACTCCAAGGCCAATAAGAACCCCGCCATGACTGAAGTGCAGACGTATGCCATGAACTTTCTGCAGGAGAAGGGACTTCCTACACAGAAAGTACTGAAAACCATCACAGGACAGGTCATGTTCCTGGAAGACATCG ATTGTGGCCATGGTCTACAGAAGTTCCTGGTGCGCCTGTTGACTTATTTGCCAGGCATCCAGATCGCCAAGGCACCTCTCTCGCCAGAACTGCTCCATGACTTGGGCCAGACTGCAGCCAGGATGGACCTGGTCCTCAAAGAG ATGGAACATCCTCAACTCTCAGCGTTGCAGAGAGACGACTTCAAATGGAACTTGTCAAATTTTCTTCTCCTGGAGGAGCACATGAACGTTCTAGATGGACATCCTCTCCAGGCGGGTGTGAGGACGGTTCTCCATCAGTACAAGACCTACGTGGGCCCTAAATACTCTGCTTTCCGCAAGT GTGTGATTCACGGCGACTTGACGCATCTCAACGTTCTTGTTGAAAAGGACGAGAGCCAGGCCTACAAGCTGTCCGGTATCATCGATTTCGGGGACATGAGCCTGGGGTACTTTGTGCACGAGCTGGCCATCAGCATCATGCACACCATGCTGGCACGCCCAAACCCCATGGAGGTGGGCGGAGCCATCCTGGCAGGCTGGGAAAGTGTCCTTCCTCTGAACCAGGCGGAGAGGGATTGTCTCTTTTGGTTGGTTCTGGCCCGCTTCTGCCAGTCGGTGGTGCTGTGCATGCAGATTCTGACGGTGCAGCCCGAGAACGAGGTGTATGTCATGCACTCGGCCAAGAACGACCGTCTGATCCTGCAGCAACTTTTGGATCTGGGAAAGGAGCGGGTGGAGGAGGTGTGGTTCCAGGCGGCTGCTGACTTCAGTCGCCAAAAGTCCGAAATGAAATAA
- the LOC133540908 gene encoding uncharacterized protein LOC133540908, whose product MPDRPGRPKRVLRVCWERLAESPVRESFNSQLWKNFEHVTREVLDIESEWTMFCNSIVKAADWSCARKVVGACRGGNPKTRWGTPAVRDAVKLKKESYRVLLAHRTPEAVDRYRQAKRCADSAVAEAKTRTWEEFGEAMENDFRTASKRVWTTIRRLRKGKQCTVNTVYGADGVLLTSAVDVVDQWREYFEDILNPPRVP is encoded by the coding sequence atgccagacagacctggaaGGCCCAAACGCGttttgagggtctgctgggaacgtctggcagagtctcctgtcagagaaagtttcaattcccaactctggaagaactttgaacatgtcacgagggaggtgctggatattgagtccgagtggaccatgttctgcaactctattgtcaaggcggctgattggagttgtgcccgcaaggtagttggtgcctgtcggggcggtaatcctaaaacccgttgggggacaccggcggtgagggatgccgtcaagctgaagaaggagtcctatcgggttcttttggctcataggactccggaggcagtggacaggtaccgacaggccaagcggtgtgcggattcagcggttgcggaggcaaaaactcggacatgggaggagttcggggaagccatggaaaacgacttccggacggcttcgaagcgagtctggaccaccatccgccgcctcaggaaggggaagcagtgcactgtcaacaccgtgtatggtgcggatggtgttctgctgacctcggcCGTTGATGTTGTGGATCaatggagggaatactttgaagacatCCTcaatccgcccagagttccttaa